A genomic stretch from Empedobacter stercoris includes:
- the trpS gene encoding tryptophan--tRNA ligase has translation MPRILTGVQATGTPHLGNILGAISPAIELTEKEGNDSFIFIADLHALTQIKDAEVLKQNTYEVAATWLALGLDPSKVVFYRQSDVTETTELTWYLLNFFPFQRLTLAHSFKDKADYLADVNAGLFTYPILMAADILLYDAEVVPVGKDQLQHLEITRSVAEKFNHQMGETFVLPQAAIDENIMLIPGTDGNKMSKSRNNFINIFLPEKQLRKQVMSIETDSTPLEDPKNPDTDNVFALYKLLASPAQIEEMRQNYLKGGYGYGHAKQALYELILEKYADARVRFDELMNDKDTLDAFLENGALKARDVAQKVLKRTRVKLGLK, from the coding sequence ATGCCAAGAATACTTACAGGAGTTCAAGCTACTGGAACTCCGCACTTAGGAAATATTTTAGGAGCAATTTCTCCAGCAATCGAATTAACGGAGAAAGAAGGAAATGACTCTTTCATTTTTATTGCTGATTTACACGCTTTAACGCAAATTAAAGATGCGGAAGTCTTAAAACAAAATACGTACGAAGTGGCTGCAACTTGGCTGGCATTAGGTTTAGATCCTTCGAAAGTAGTTTTTTACCGTCAATCTGATGTGACTGAAACAACAGAATTAACATGGTATTTATTGAACTTCTTTCCATTTCAACGTCTTACTTTAGCGCATTCTTTCAAGGATAAAGCAGATTATTTAGCAGATGTAAATGCAGGGTTATTCACCTATCCAATTTTAATGGCAGCTGATATTTTATTGTATGATGCTGAAGTTGTACCTGTTGGGAAAGATCAATTGCAACATTTAGAAATTACACGCAGTGTTGCAGAGAAATTTAATCATCAAATGGGCGAAACATTTGTATTACCACAAGCAGCAATCGACGAAAATATAATGTTGATTCCTGGAACAGATGGGAATAAAATGTCTAAATCAAGAAATAACTTTATCAATATTTTCTTACCAGAAAAACAATTGCGCAAGCAAGTAATGTCAATTGAGACAGACTCTACTCCGTTGGAAGATCCTAAAAATCCTGACACAGATAATGTTTTTGCTTTATACAAATTATTGGCTTCTCCTGCGCAAATAGAGGAAATGCGTCAAAATTATTTGAAAGGTGGCTATGGTTACGGACATGCGAAACAAGCGTTGTACGAATTGATTTTAGAAAAGTATGCCGATGCAAGAGTTCGTTTTGATGAATTGATGAATGATAAAGATACATTGGATGCGTTTTTAGAAAATGGTGCTTTAAAAGCAAGAGATGTTGCTCAAAAGGTGCTGAAACGTACACGAGTAAAATTAGGATTGAAGTAA
- a CDS encoding HesB/IscA family protein — translation MIKVSESAKNKIISLLQEEGTSIEESFVRVGVTSGGCSGLNYNLEFTKEQGADDKLFDDNGVKILVDKKSFLYLVGMTLEYSGGLNGKGFVFNNPNASRTCGCGESFAV, via the coding sequence ATGATTAAGGTTTCAGAATCAGCAAAAAATAAAATAATTTCACTTTTACAAGAAGAAGGAACTTCTATCGAGGAGTCTTTTGTTCGTGTAGGAGTTACAAGTGGCGGATGTTCTGGATTAAACTATAATTTAGAGTTTACAAAAGAACAAGGTGCAGATGACAAATTGTTTGACGACAACGGTGTTAAAATTTTGGTTGACAAAAAATCATTTTTATACCTTGTTGGAATGACATTAGAATATTCTGGTGGATTGAATGGAAAAGGATTTGTATTCAATAATCCAAACGCGTCTCGTACGTGTGGTTGTGGTGAAAGTTTTGCTGTTTAA